A window of the Rhineura floridana isolate rRhiFlo1 chromosome 13, rRhiFlo1.hap2, whole genome shotgun sequence genome harbors these coding sequences:
- the SDR42E1 gene encoding short-chain dehydrogenase/reductase family 42E member 1 isoform X1 yields the protein MDAEDSFKETALITGGGGYFGLRLGCALSKKGMDVILFDVSKPIQVMPEGVEFVQGDVCVPSEVERAVRGVTCVFHVASYGMSGREQLNQKRIEDVNVGGTKNIIEACRKARVSKLVYTSTYNVVFGGQVIENGDKSLPYLPLHLHPDHYSRTKAIAEMKVLEANGMALGEGRGVLRTCALRPAGIYGPGEQRHLPRIMGYVERGWFQFIYGDPGTLVDFVHVDNLVQAHILAAEALGSRKGHKSAGQAYFISDGRPVNNFEFFRPLIEGLGYPFPTLCLPLSLVYVFAFLTEAVHFMVGRFYNFQPLLTCTEVYKTGVTHYFTLEKAKRELGYDPQQHSIREAVERFKAHSYSRKLGRYTAKHFFRDVVLVLLFAVVVLSWFPRAVRASDGEIRY from the exons ATGGATGCAGAAGACTCTTTCAAGGAAACTGCCCTTATTACAGGAGGAGGTGGTTATTTTGGTTTACG TCTAGGTTGTGCTCTTTCCAAGAAGGGAATGGATGTGATCCTCTTTGATGTCTCTAAGCCCATCCAAGTGATGCCAGAAGGAGTGGAATTTGTGCAGGGTGATGTATGTGTGCCCTCCGAAGTGGAAAGAGCTGTCCGAGGAGTGACATGTGTCTTCCATGTTGCTTCTTATGGGATGTCTGGCCGGGAGCAGCTAAACCAAAAACGTATAGAAGACGTGAATGTTGGGGGAACAAAAAACATAATTGAAGCTTGCCGGAAAGCGAGAGTCTCGAAGCTGGTTTACACAAGCACCTACAATGTGGTGTTTGGGGGCCAAGTAATAGAAAATGGGGACAAGTCTCTGCCTTATCTGCCTCTCCATCTTCACCCAGACCATTACTCGAGGACCAAAGCCATAGCTGAGATGAAGGTTCTGGAGGCCAATGGAATGGCCCTTGGGGAAGGGCGAGGGGTACTGAGGACCTGTGCCTTGAGACCCGCCGGCATCTATGGGCCCGGAGAGCAGAGACACCTTCCAAGGATTATGGGCTATGTTGAACGGGGCTGGTTTCAGTTCATTTATGGGGATCCCGGCACCCTGGTGGACTTTGTCCATGTGGACAACCTGGTGCAAGCTCACATTTTAGCTGCAGAAGCTCTGGGAAGTAGGAAGGGGCATAAATCAGCTGGTCAAGCTTACTTTATTTCAGACGGCAGGCCCGtcaacaactttgaatttttccGGCCTTTGATAGAAGGCTTAGGCTACCCATTCCCGACTTTGTGCCTCCCTCTTTCTCTTGTTTACGTCTTCGCCTTTCTCACTGAAGCGGTTCATTTCATGGTGGGGCGCTTCTATAATTTCCAGCCCCTCCTCACTTGCACAGAGGTTTACAAAACTGGCGTCACACATTATTTCACTTTGGAAAAGGCCAAGAGGGAGCTGGGGTATGATCCCCAGCAGCATAGCATCAGAGAAGCGGTCGAGAGGTTTAAAGCCCACAGTTACAGCCGGAAGCTTGGGAGGTACACCGCAAAACATTTCTTTAGGGATGTGGTGCTTGTCCTTCTGTTTGCAGTGGTGGTTCTTTCCTGGTTCCCCAGAGCAGTCAGAGCGTCTGATGGGGAGATCAGATACTAA
- the SDR42E1 gene encoding short-chain dehydrogenase/reductase family 42E member 1 isoform X2 encodes MQKTLSRKLPLLQEEVVILVYGCALSKKGMDVILFDVSKPIQVMPEGVEFVQGDVCVPSEVERAVRGVTCVFHVASYGMSGREQLNQKRIEDVNVGGTKNIIEACRKARVSKLVYTSTYNVVFGGQVIENGDKSLPYLPLHLHPDHYSRTKAIAEMKVLEANGMALGEGRGVLRTCALRPAGIYGPGEQRHLPRIMGYVERGWFQFIYGDPGTLVDFVHVDNLVQAHILAAEALGSRKGHKSAGQAYFISDGRPVNNFEFFRPLIEGLGYPFPTLCLPLSLVYVFAFLTEAVHFMVGRFYNFQPLLTCTEVYKTGVTHYFTLEKAKRELGYDPQQHSIREAVERFKAHSYSRKLGRYTAKHFFRDVVLVLLFAVVVLSWFPRAVRASDGEIRY; translated from the exons ATGCAGAAGACTCTTTCAAGGAAACTGCCCTTATTACAGGAGGAGGTGGTTATTTTGGTTTACG GTTGTGCTCTTTCCAAGAAGGGAATGGATGTGATCCTCTTTGATGTCTCTAAGCCCATCCAAGTGATGCCAGAAGGAGTGGAATTTGTGCAGGGTGATGTATGTGTGCCCTCCGAAGTGGAAAGAGCTGTCCGAGGAGTGACATGTGTCTTCCATGTTGCTTCTTATGGGATGTCTGGCCGGGAGCAGCTAAACCAAAAACGTATAGAAGACGTGAATGTTGGGGGAACAAAAAACATAATTGAAGCTTGCCGGAAAGCGAGAGTCTCGAAGCTGGTTTACACAAGCACCTACAATGTGGTGTTTGGGGGCCAAGTAATAGAAAATGGGGACAAGTCTCTGCCTTATCTGCCTCTCCATCTTCACCCAGACCATTACTCGAGGACCAAAGCCATAGCTGAGATGAAGGTTCTGGAGGCCAATGGAATGGCCCTTGGGGAAGGGCGAGGGGTACTGAGGACCTGTGCCTTGAGACCCGCCGGCATCTATGGGCCCGGAGAGCAGAGACACCTTCCAAGGATTATGGGCTATGTTGAACGGGGCTGGTTTCAGTTCATTTATGGGGATCCCGGCACCCTGGTGGACTTTGTCCATGTGGACAACCTGGTGCAAGCTCACATTTTAGCTGCAGAAGCTCTGGGAAGTAGGAAGGGGCATAAATCAGCTGGTCAAGCTTACTTTATTTCAGACGGCAGGCCCGtcaacaactttgaatttttccGGCCTTTGATAGAAGGCTTAGGCTACCCATTCCCGACTTTGTGCCTCCCTCTTTCTCTTGTTTACGTCTTCGCCTTTCTCACTGAAGCGGTTCATTTCATGGTGGGGCGCTTCTATAATTTCCAGCCCCTCCTCACTTGCACAGAGGTTTACAAAACTGGCGTCACACATTATTTCACTTTGGAAAAGGCCAAGAGGGAGCTGGGGTATGATCCCCAGCAGCATAGCATCAGAGAAGCGGTCGAGAGGTTTAAAGCCCACAGTTACAGCCGGAAGCTTGGGAGGTACACCGCAAAACATTTCTTTAGGGATGTGGTGCTTGTCCTTCTGTTTGCAGTGGTGGTTCTTTCCTGGTTCCCCAGAGCAGTCAGAGCGTCTGATGGGGAGATCAGATACTAA